A single Symbiobacterium thermophilum IAM 14863 DNA region contains:
- the sigH gene encoding RNA polymerase sporulation sigma factor SigH → MTATPQRNVYVDYDSMMDEDIVEFAREGSTEALEYLINKYKNFVRAKARSYFLIGADRDDITQEGMIGLYKAIRDFRADKLSSFRAFAELCITRQIITAIKTATRQKHIPLNSYVSLNKPIYDDDSDRTLLDVISGSKVTDPEELIISREEFGDIEGKMEEILSDLEWKVLMSYLDGKSYHEIAVELHRHVKSIDNALQRVKRKLERYLENRNQSLERGQN, encoded by the coding sequence GTGACGGCGACACCGCAGCGCAACGTGTATGTTGACTACGACTCCATGATGGACGAGGACATCGTGGAGTTTGCCCGTGAGGGGTCGACGGAAGCGCTGGAGTATCTTATTAATAAGTATAAGAACTTCGTGCGGGCCAAGGCTCGCTCCTACTTTCTGATCGGTGCCGACCGGGACGACATCACGCAGGAAGGCATGATCGGCCTGTACAAGGCCATCAGGGACTTTCGGGCGGACAAGCTGTCCTCTTTCCGAGCGTTTGCAGAACTCTGCATCACGCGGCAGATCATCACCGCGATCAAGACGGCCACGCGGCAGAAGCACATCCCCCTGAACTCCTACGTTTCGCTGAACAAGCCGATTTACGACGACGACTCCGACCGAACGCTGTTGGACGTGATCTCGGGCTCGAAGGTGACCGACCCCGAGGAGCTGATCATCAGCCGTGAAGAGTTCGGCGACATCGAGGGGAAGATGGAGGAGATCCTCAGCGACCTCGAATGGAAGGTGCTGATGAGCTACCTCGACGGGAAGTCCTACCACGAGATCGCCGTGGAGCTGCACCGGCACGTCAAGTCCATCGACAACGCCCTGCAGCGGGTAAAGCGCAAGCTGGAGCGGTACTTAGAGAACCGGAACCAGTCACTGGAGAGAGGGCAAAACTAG
- a CDS encoding VanW family protein, giving the protein MAALLLITALWIACLAPVRRAAAGEPRTPAPPDLPVPEQAYRFVLARFQTPIVNLAPGRMHNIALAASRIDGRVLQPGEVFSFNDVVGPRDPAHGWALADEIYQGEYVPGYGGGICQVTSTLYNAALLAGLTIVERYHHDRPLQYISPGRDATVVWGQLDFRFRNSLDRPVQIRARVTPEDPPRVEVTLHGDRPSAGDPIRLEEEYVRFTPPELVEVEDPGLPRGRRVVEDEGYFGVEVRIYRVMGLGPEARRELVSHDVYPPRPGRVRVGTAE; this is encoded by the coding sequence GTGGCGGCCCTGTTGCTTATCACGGCCTTGTGGATCGCCTGCCTGGCGCCGGTGAGGCGGGCTGCGGCGGGCGAGCCGCGTACGCCCGCGCCACCCGATCTGCCCGTGCCGGAGCAGGCGTACCGCTTTGTCCTCGCGCGGTTTCAGACGCCCATCGTGAACCTGGCCCCGGGCCGGATGCACAACATCGCCCTGGCCGCGTCCCGGATCGACGGCCGCGTGCTGCAGCCCGGAGAGGTCTTCTCGTTCAACGACGTGGTGGGCCCGCGGGACCCGGCGCACGGCTGGGCCCTGGCGGACGAGATCTACCAGGGCGAGTACGTGCCGGGTTACGGCGGGGGCATCTGCCAGGTGACGTCGACCCTGTACAACGCGGCCCTGCTCGCCGGCCTGACGATCGTGGAACGCTACCACCACGACCGGCCGCTGCAGTACATCAGCCCGGGGCGAGACGCCACGGTGGTCTGGGGGCAGCTGGACTTCCGGTTCCGCAACAGCCTGGACCGCCCGGTGCAGATCCGGGCGCGGGTGACCCCGGAGGATCCGCCCCGGGTGGAGGTGACGCTGCACGGGGACAGGCCGTCCGCCGGCGACCCGATCCGGCTGGAGGAAGAGTACGTGCGCTTCACGCCGCCGGAGCTGGTGGAGGTGGAAGACCCCGGACTGCCCCGGGGCCGGCGGGTGGTGGAGGATGAGGGGTATTTCGGCGTGGAGGTACGCATATACCGGGTGATGGGCCTCGGCCCGGAAGCCCGCAGGGAGCTGGTCTCTCACGACGTGTATCCCCCGAGACCGGGACGGGTGCGGGTGGGCACCGCAGAATGA